The following proteins are co-located in the Heliorestis convoluta genome:
- a CDS encoding aldehyde dehydrogenase family protein — MTATYGLLIGSKEIFTDDLLPVQDKYSGDTIAYICQARQADVNDAVRAASQARKEPLSPYRRSQILYAASTIMKGRRDELAAIIAAEAGKPLKDALVEVGRAIETFRLSAEEATRITGEMVPVEAYPGSENRLAFTIRAPRGTVCAISPFNFPLNLLCHKVAPALAAGNAVITKPASTTPLSAYKVGEILQEAGLPAGWYNLLVGPGSTVGEWLLDHQEINYYTFTGSYEIGKRVQERAGFRKTTLELGSNAATIIHKDADLELAAPLCARMAFANAGQVCISVQRLLVHRDVYQSFRDALIKHTKALVLGDPKDPTTDVGPLISAKEADRIMAWIEEACNDGAQLLSGGTRRGNMIEPTILADVKGEMKVWCQEIFGPVVTLVPYDSLEEAIEQTNQSEYGLQAGVFTRSIDVAFECAKKLHVGGVIINDTSAHRTDSMPYGGVKNSGTGREGPKYAVQEMTESKVIVINHRM, encoded by the coding sequence ATGACTGCGACCTATGGTCTTTTGATCGGTAGCAAAGAGATCTTTACAGACGATCTTTTGCCTGTCCAGGACAAGTATTCCGGCGATACAATCGCTTATATTTGCCAGGCTCGTCAAGCTGATGTAAATGATGCTGTAAGGGCTGCTTCACAGGCACGCAAGGAGCCCTTAAGTCCCTATCGCAGAAGCCAGATCCTCTATGCAGCCTCTACCATTATGAAAGGTCGTCGCGATGAATTGGCTGCTATTATTGCAGCAGAAGCAGGCAAGCCTTTAAAAGATGCTTTGGTTGAAGTTGGAAGAGCCATTGAGACCTTCCGACTCTCTGCGGAAGAAGCCACACGCATTACTGGCGAAATGGTTCCCGTGGAAGCCTATCCTGGCTCAGAAAATCGCCTTGCTTTTACCATTCGAGCGCCGCGAGGCACTGTCTGTGCCATTTCTCCTTTTAACTTTCCTCTTAACCTGCTTTGTCATAAGGTAGCGCCAGCACTCGCAGCAGGCAATGCTGTTATTACCAAGCCTGCTTCCACCACACCCTTATCAGCTTATAAAGTTGGCGAGATCTTGCAAGAAGCGGGCTTGCCTGCAGGCTGGTATAACTTACTTGTGGGACCTGGTTCAACGGTGGGAGAGTGGCTTCTTGATCATCAAGAGATCAATTATTATACCTTTACTGGCTCTTACGAAATTGGAAAACGAGTGCAAGAAAGAGCAGGCTTCCGTAAGACTACCTTAGAACTGGGGTCGAACGCAGCCACCATTATCCATAAAGATGCTGATCTGGAGTTGGCGGCACCGCTTTGTGCACGAATGGCTTTTGCCAATGCAGGGCAAGTCTGTATCTCTGTACAGCGCCTTCTGGTTCACCGTGATGTTTATCAGTCTTTTCGTGATGCTCTGATCAAACATACAAAAGCCCTTGTTCTTGGCGATCCCAAAGATCCTACCACCGATGTGGGGCCTTTGATTTCTGCCAAAGAAGCGGACCGCATTATGGCCTGGATCGAAGAAGCTTGTAACGATGGTGCCCAGCTTCTTAGCGGTGGTACTCGTCGAGGTAACATGATTGAGCCCACCATCTTGGCTGATGTCAAGGGTGAGATGAAAGTATGGTGCCAAGAGATTTTCGGCCCTGTTGTTACCCTCGTTCCTTATGATTCTCTTGAAGAAGCGATTGAACAAACGAACCAATCAGAATATGGCTTGCAAGCTGGCGTTTTTACTCGTTCTATTGATGTCGCTTTCGAATGTGCCAAGAAGCTCCATGTTGGTGGCGTCATTATCAATGATACATCGGCCCATCGCACGGATTCTATGCCTTATGGCGGTGTGAAGAATAGCGGTACAGGTCGTGAAGGCCCTAAGTATGCAGTTCAGGAAATGACAGAAAGCAAAGTCATTGTAATCAATCACCGCATGTAA
- a CDS encoding HD domain-containing phosphohydrolase, producing MATHYQHKSPPWQSVTKGIQLINLLEGLSLAGDLAEGKPTEHAKNMAFIASSLGEMLALPREEQRLLYYAGLLHHILCDDGDKYRLKKIQEEDQKEAYVLPLLLEVEDIVLKAQENWDGSGPLGLSGERIPLLSRIISVAMIMTEVWDSSRDYLVWRHWTESYLQKYKGTIFDPSIIVVAIALIKEYRFILDISRGGQLERWKPFLEKEQPIFVDSLKIVGVLFAHFTDYKGIGTVNHSRDVAVVSKKLARSFRLGPQKEEELYLAGLLHDLGKVVVPKEILEKAGPLTAKERMIIERHPYFTALILDRIPELGSISRWAASHHERLDGSGYFMGATAKELSLEARIIAVADVYAALASKRSYRGPMKQSEIIKILQSEAMQNKLDKNVVEVLLSQIDKYNRLLKFTYALEPIALPL from the coding sequence ATGGCAACCCATTATCAACACAAAAGCCCACCGTGGCAAAGTGTTACAAAAGGGATACAACTGATCAACCTCTTAGAAGGCTTATCCTTAGCTGGCGACTTGGCAGAAGGAAAGCCAACGGAACATGCGAAAAACATGGCTTTTATAGCCTCTTCCCTTGGAGAGATGTTAGCGTTACCGAGAGAAGAACAGCGTTTGCTCTATTATGCAGGGCTTTTGCATCATATCTTATGTGACGATGGCGATAAGTATAGACTTAAGAAAATTCAAGAGGAAGATCAGAAGGAGGCCTATGTTTTACCGTTACTACTTGAGGTAGAAGATATTGTACTGAAGGCGCAGGAAAACTGGGATGGATCGGGGCCACTTGGGCTCAGCGGAGAAAGAATTCCCTTACTCTCAAGAATTATTTCAGTAGCCATGATTATGACAGAAGTCTGGGACTCAAGCAGAGATTATCTAGTCTGGCGTCACTGGACAGAGAGTTATCTCCAAAAATATAAAGGGACGATCTTTGATCCTTCCATTATCGTAGTTGCTATCGCTTTGATCAAAGAGTATCGCTTTATTCTAGATATATCACGGGGCGGTCAGTTAGAGCGGTGGAAGCCTTTTTTAGAAAAAGAACAACCTATCTTTGTTGATAGTCTCAAAATTGTAGGTGTGCTCTTTGCTCATTTTACAGACTACAAAGGAATCGGTACGGTCAATCATAGTCGAGACGTAGCTGTTGTCTCCAAAAAGCTGGCTCGGTCTTTTAGGCTTGGCCCACAAAAAGAAGAAGAGCTCTATCTAGCCGGACTGCTTCATGATTTGGGAAAAGTCGTAGTACCCAAGGAGATTCTAGAAAAAGCAGGCCCCCTCACGGCAAAAGAACGCATGATCATCGAGAGACATCCTTATTTTACAGCACTTATTCTTGATCGCATTCCCGAGTTAGGCTCCATCAGTCGCTGGGCTGCCTCTCATCACGAAAGATTAGATGGAAGTGGCTATTTTATGGGAGCTACAGCGAAAGAACTTTCTCTCGAAGCTAGGATCATAGCCGTTGCTGATGTCTATGCAGCTTTAGCAAGTAAGCGCTCTTACCGAGGTCCCATGAAGCAAAGTGAGATCATAAAGATTTTACAAAGCGAAGCCATGCAGAATAAATTAGATAAAAATGTAGTAGAAGTGCTCCTTTCGCAAATCGATAAATACAATCGTCTGCTGAAGTTTACTTACGCCTTAGAACCTATAGCGCTTCCCTTATGA